The following coding sequences are from one Methanococcoides orientis window:
- a CDS encoding winged helix-turn-helix transcriptional regulator, with amino-acid sequence MAHQIILINIEKPVEKDLEKDIHWFCDSFGLSSGRDVENISKKIVMDLLSNLSHDEGVTSEMLARSLGINLSRVNHHLRNLIGSGLVYRRKKLLYLRGGSLKAAVCEMRKDSERIFDELEKIAEDIDNEVGLRSR; translated from the coding sequence ATGGCTCATCAGATCATTCTTATCAATATTGAAAAACCTGTGGAAAAAGATCTCGAGAAAGATATTCACTGGTTTTGCGATAGCTTTGGTCTTTCCTCTGGCAGGGATGTCGAGAATATTTCCAAAAAGATCGTCATGGACCTGCTTTCAAATCTGTCTCATGATGAAGGAGTTACTTCTGAAATGCTTGCACGCTCTCTGGGTATCAATTTATCCCGGGTAAATCATCACCTTCGCAACCTTATAGGTTCTGGTCTTGTATATCGAAGAAAAAAGCTGCTGTATCTTCGTGGAGGGAGCCTTAAAGCTGCTGTCTGTGAGATGAGGAAAGATTCTGAAAGGATATTCGATGAACTGGAGAAGATCGCAGAAGATATCGATAATGAGGTCGGCTTGAGAAGTAGATGA
- a CDS encoding sensor histidine kinase, whose protein sequence is MIKSRESLLRNVLEATDDGISFFDNHGTIRLTNNKFREIWDIPDESEIGKDYIEAFTKYGVPQLKNASEVLSKVKTFSRSIERDSDILYFSDGRIFEYHLFPVITDGMVKGHVCSYRDITMRKKVEYDLQEYARELERSNELKDLFTDIIRHDLLNPAGLVKGFVEILLKREFDPDTTGKLLAIERSNKKLIDMIESASKLSRLESTSELEFKELNVGAFLRMAIEALRVQFKSKNIVLENNANGIYKAKISPVLEEVFANLLSNAVKYSPENSKVIVDILDNGEEWKVTVTDFGEGVADEDKPYVFERFKRVNKAAVKGTGLGLAIVKRIIDLHGGEVGVEDNPAGNGSVFWVTVKKA, encoded by the coding sequence ATGATCAAAAGCAGAGAGTCCCTTTTAAGGAATGTTCTGGAAGCTACAGATGATGGTATATCCTTTTTTGATAACCACGGAACGATCAGGCTGACGAACAATAAGTTCAGGGAGATCTGGGATATTCCTGATGAGTCTGAAATTGGGAAGGATTATATCGAGGCATTTACCAAATATGGTGTACCTCAACTGAAAAATGCAAGTGAGGTCCTTTCAAAGGTTAAGACGTTTTCAAGATCGATTGAAAGAGATTCAGATATCCTTTATTTCAGTGATGGTCGCATTTTTGAGTACCATCTTTTCCCTGTTATCACAGATGGTATGGTCAAAGGACATGTTTGCAGTTATCGTGATATCACGATGAGGAAAAAGGTGGAGTATGATCTTCAGGAATATGCCCGGGAACTGGAACGCTCAAATGAGCTTAAGGATCTTTTCACTGATATCATACGCCATGACCTGCTGAATCCTGCAGGTCTTGTCAAAGGATTTGTTGAAATATTACTTAAAAGGGAGTTCGATCCGGATACTACTGGAAAACTCCTTGCTATTGAAAGAAGTAATAAAAAGCTTATCGACATGATCGAATCAGCTTCCAAGCTTTCAAGGCTGGAATCTACAAGTGAACTGGAATTCAAGGAATTGAATGTTGGTGCATTTTTGAGGATGGCAATAGAGGCTCTTCGTGTTCAGTTCAAAAGTAAGAATATAGTTCTTGAAAACAATGCAAATGGTATCTATAAAGCAAAAATAAGTCCGGTGCTGGAAGAAGTTTTTGCGAATTTACTTTCAAATGCAGTAAAATATAGTCCTGAGAACAGCAAGGTGATTGTTGATATTCTTGACAATGGTGAAGAGTGGAAGGTAACAGTAACTGATTTCGGTGAAGGGGTTGCTGATGAGGATAAACCGTACGTTTTCGAAAGGTTCAAACGTGTTAACAAGGCTGCAGTGAAAGGAACGGGCTTGGGTCTTGCTATTGTCAAAAGGATAATTGACCTGCACGGCGGTGAGGTAGGCGTGGAAGATAATCCTGCAGGCAATGGAAGTGTTTTCTGGGTAACTGTAAAGAAAGCCTGA
- a CDS encoding dihydroneopterin aldolase family protein, which produces MAENTITDRDNVFFEAGIKLGALYHQFTGSPVSLRTVESLETAIAQSISVQPCVEGITVSIDRDMVRSKLNDEFGYCELEGRMLNVQIDAKYGSVRAHVSMEFNKELDYPLMKIDEIY; this is translated from the coding sequence ATGGCCGAAAACACAATAACTGACAGGGATAACGTCTTTTTTGAAGCTGGAATTAAACTTGGAGCTTTGTATCATCAGTTCACCGGTTCTCCTGTGAGCCTGAGGACGGTGGAAAGTCTTGAGACTGCTATTGCGCAGAGTATCTCGGTTCAACCTTGTGTGGAGGGGATAACCGTTTCTATCGACAGGGATATGGTACGCTCAAAGCTTAATGATGAGTTTGGTTACTGTGAGCTGGAAGGTCGCATGCTCAATGTCCAGATCGATGCAAAATACGGCTCTGTAAGGGCACATGTTTCAATGGAGTTCAACAAAGAACTGGATTATCCGTTAATGAAAATAGATGAGATCTATTGA
- the hisC gene encoding histidinol-phosphate transaminase produces MPRYDLIKEEIASIAKYVPGKSIDDIVRTYGLDPASVIKLGSNENPLGPSPKAVEALIKDAQAISIYPSADARELVEAISEYTGIDADHIVASGPGMDGLLDGLTRLVISRGDEVILTTPTFSYYEISARANGAVPVYVQREEDFSVDVEKVLDAITPRTKIIFLCSPNNPSGNVVPEEDILRIAEATEALVFVDEAYVEFSDKNIAHLVPKYDNIIVGRTFSKAFGLAGMRIGYGMLPIWLKEEYMKIATPFNVSSAAVAAGVAALSDTEHLNKSIDLARTGKKYLQDNIPFKVYDTQANFVLVDVTPHKARDVTTELLKKGIIVRDCTSFANAGDSLIRITIGTEEQNKRIVEGFSSI; encoded by the coding sequence TTGCCCAGATATGATCTGATAAAGGAAGAAATAGCATCCATTGCAAAATATGTTCCCGGCAAATCAATTGATGATATTGTCAGGACCTATGGACTGGACCCTGCATCTGTCATCAAGCTTGGTTCGAACGAGAACCCCCTGGGCCCATCACCAAAAGCAGTGGAAGCGCTCATAAAAGATGCACAGGCGATCAGTATTTATCCATCTGCCGATGCCCGTGAGCTCGTGGAAGCGATATCAGAATACACCGGCATAGATGCAGACCATATTGTAGCATCGGGCCCCGGCATGGACGGACTTCTGGACGGACTCACAAGACTTGTCATCAGCCGCGGTGATGAGGTCATCCTTACAACGCCAACGTTCTCCTACTATGAGATATCTGCACGTGCAAACGGTGCAGTTCCTGTTTATGTACAGCGTGAAGAGGATTTCTCAGTGGATGTTGAAAAAGTACTCGATGCAATCACACCACGAACAAAGATAATTTTCCTGTGCTCACCCAACAACCCTTCAGGCAATGTAGTACCGGAAGAAGACATACTGCGGATCGCAGAAGCCACTGAAGCCCTTGTTTTCGTTGACGAAGCATACGTGGAATTTTCTGACAAGAATATCGCACATCTTGTTCCAAAATATGACAATATCATCGTCGGAAGGACATTCTCAAAAGCATTCGGTCTTGCCGGAATGAGGATCGGATACGGCATGCTCCCAATATGGCTCAAGGAAGAATACATGAAGATAGCAACTCCATTCAATGTAAGCTCCGCAGCAGTAGCTGCAGGTGTTGCTGCGCTTTCAGATACCGAGCACCTCAACAAAAGCATTGATCTGGCACGTACGGGCAAGAAGTATCTTCAGGATAACATCCCGTTCAAAGTATATGACACTCAGGCAAACTTTGTCCTTGTTGACGTAACCCCACACAAAGCACGTGATGTTACCACAGAATTACTCAAAAAAGGGATCATTGTGCGTGACTGTACATCCTTTGCCAATGCAGGAGATTCACTCATACGCATAACCATTGGAACAGAAGAACAGAACAAAAGGATAGTGGAAGGCTTTTCTTCCATCTGA
- a CDS encoding acetylornithine transaminase, translating to MTKETTLSKDYKSIVEQDEKYVMQTYTRQPIALESGKGSVVRDINGNEFIDCVAGIAVNNVGHCHPRVVEAISKQAEKLIHVSNIYYTDVQAQLAEELINITNMGRAFFCNSGTEAVEAAMKLARVTTGKTEFIAAEHSFHGRTMGSLTVTHKSIYRTPFEPLIQGEKFVAYNDAQAIRDEITKDTAAVIVEPIQGEGGINVPSDEYLKEVREICDENDMVLIFDEVQTGFGRTGKWFCKDHSKVVPDIMTMAKAIGGGFPMGAIVARDGISFGKSQHAATFGGGPLACAASLASIGVIRDEGLVDRSAQMGKYFMDKLNSLELDNIVEVRGRGLMIGVEINKPCADIVDLARENGVLLNCTSEKVIRIAPPLVITKEQIDTVVDVLAQI from the coding sequence ATGACCAAAGAGACTACCCTATCAAAAGATTACAAATCAATTGTAGAACAGGATGAAAAGTACGTAATGCAGACATACACACGCCAGCCCATCGCTCTTGAGAGCGGGAAAGGCTCAGTTGTCCGCGACATAAACGGTAATGAGTTCATCGATTGTGTGGCAGGGATTGCCGTGAACAATGTGGGACACTGCCACCCTCGCGTCGTAGAAGCGATCAGTAAGCAGGCGGAGAAGCTCATACACGTTTCAAACATATACTATACCGATGTGCAGGCACAACTTGCCGAGGAACTTATCAATATTACCAACATGGGCCGTGCATTCTTCTGTAACTCCGGTACCGAAGCCGTTGAGGCTGCAATGAAACTGGCAAGGGTCACAACAGGAAAGACCGAGTTCATCGCAGCGGAACACTCATTCCACGGCCGTACAATGGGCTCCCTCACAGTTACACACAAATCCATTTACAGGACACCATTTGAACCTCTTATACAGGGTGAAAAGTTCGTTGCCTACAATGATGCACAGGCGATCAGGGATGAAATAACAAAAGATACTGCAGCAGTTATCGTCGAACCAATACAGGGAGAAGGTGGAATCAATGTCCCATCAGATGAGTACCTAAAAGAGGTACGTGAGATCTGTGACGAGAACGATATGGTCCTGATATTCGACGAGGTCCAGACTGGTTTTGGAAGGACAGGAAAGTGGTTCTGTAAAGACCATTCAAAGGTAGTTCCTGACATTATGACCATGGCAAAAGCAATCGGCGGAGGATTCCCCATGGGTGCCATTGTGGCACGTGATGGCATATCCTTTGGAAAGAGCCAGCATGCTGCAACCTTCGGAGGCGGACCACTGGCATGTGCTGCATCCCTTGCATCCATAGGCGTGATCAGAGACGAAGGTCTTGTGGACCGCTCAGCACAGATGGGCAAGTACTTCATGGACAAGCTCAACTCACTTGAACTCGACAACATCGTGGAAGTTCGCGGACGTGGCCTTATGATCGGCGTGGAGATCAACAAACCCTGTGCAGACATTGTAGACCTTGCAAGGGAAAACGGAGTGCTCCTTAACTGTACATCCGAGAAAGTAATCCGTATCGCACCTCCTCTGGTTATCACCAAAGAACAGATCGACACGGTGGTGGATGTACTTGCCCAGATATGA